The genomic DNA TCACACTTTGTAATAAACTTTCAAATACCCTTTGAATAGGACGTTTGGTAGAAATTATATGACGTGACTACTAAACTGAGAGTACGAAAAAGAAACGCTTACATCTCCACGCTTCTCGCAGTTGTTATTTCGGAGATCCCACAGCTTGCCTAGCAATGAAGGAGTGCATGAGTGAACAGAGGGGAAATAACTCctggtaaaaataaaaagatgcgGAAAATGGTTGAGTTCAAGGGTGAGTAAGGAAGATGGAGGCCCTAAGTGACTCGCTACTAGTTCTCATGAGATattttttttaggggggggggggggggtcacaggAAAAAATAGTTGCTACAATCGCGGCTAAAAGTCGGGGTACGTTGAACACCATTTCAAGACAGAGAAACTCActtgtgcaaattaattccaaattgaactcgaaaccgttaAGACCTATACGCCAATACGAAAAGAGGAGGGAAATTTCGATCCAAGCAACGGGTTTACATGATATACATAAACTCAACCACCAGCTAACACTCTTACTTCTCAGTATTAGAATCCGCACTGCTGATGGTTTATCTACAACCGACAACATTGTCTGGTTGCCATCGCGGCAAAAAGAACACTCTATCAGCGAACTGCAGGAGTCGCGCAGGCCCATCAAAACGTTTTCAAACCAATCAATTGGAATGGTTTCAAGTCGCTTTTGACTAGCTTTTGGCTAGCTTTTTGGGTGGCCAATTTGACGCCTTGGAGCCGGCTTTTCTCTGAGCtgttcttgggttgcacgtcacaCAAGTATCACGCAAATCAGAATTAGACTCTGGAGTTTACTTTGGGTCTCTGAAAGCATTTCCTCTCTCTGCTAAACTAGAAATCATTCGCATGGACACTTGCCTTAACATACTGGTCATTCAGAACTCTAAAATACAAGGCGAAACGATATTTTCGTGTACGTGACATGTCTCTTAGAAGCAATACAGATGTCACGCATTGTAAAAAACTCAAcattcaaactgctctattttcaaaacaaagcatgctACCGAGCTAAAAACAGACTAACAgatatttctttcaaatgtctttGACCCGTCGAAGGCAAAAACTCAAACTTTTTAACTTTAGTTTTTCtgacgtcacgtgcaacccGAGAATTCCTCTGTTTTATTGCACTTTGTAGTTTTCCCATGGAAATAGCTGATATGGCATACAGATGGATGTTAGCCTTTATGAGCTTGTTTATGCTCTGTTGTTGCAGTTTCGGAGCAGACAAGAAAGGGGGATATTTTCATCCATTAAGCGACGAGGCTTACGAGACGCTGTTGCTGCTGGTACAATGAAAGTTTAACGTGCCCGTTGCAGAACGCACACGCGCGGAATGCAGTGGTGCGGTATTGGCGCCAACGAGATAGCTTGCACCTTGGACCTCAGTCTACCCCAACACTGTATTTTGATAGGAAGAAAGTAGTTAAGAAGTCGTCCATAGCAAGTGTTGTTGCAACTACATTTGATCAAGCAAAAGCTGGTGGTtgtaaaaaactgagaaatcgAGCCGCAGCTGGCCTCGCAGGTCTGAGCGAAACAAATATCCTTCGAGTGACAATCAACCAAGCGAAGTATCGCATTCACAATGTCAAATTCACAAATAAGGCTACACCAAGGCCAGTAACCGCCAGGACAGTTCAAGGTCAGCATCAAATTGACCTGATGGACTTAAGCAAAGAGGCTGTCAATCACAACGGCCACGTGTACAAGTATGTTTTGAGCGTAATGGATATTTTCAGTAGGTATTTGTGGTTGCGGCTGCTGGAAAAAAGTCAAGCCAACATGTTAGTCAGGCACTTCAGAGGATTTACAGCGAGCACGGTCCACCTGATCTCCTTCAAAGTGACCGAGGAACAGAATTCGAAGGGAAGGTTAGACCCCTTTGcaaacagttaaaaataaaactaattaaatcGAGACCTTACCACCCACAGTCCCAGGGAAAGGTTGAGAGATCGCATAGACGATTAAGGGAAAAAATCATGTACGACTTAGTATCCGTTGGCAAAAAAGGGGTTAACTGGGCAGCGAAAATGTAAAGAAGAACTTGGCTGGAGGTCTCCCTTCGAAATTTACTACGGGCGGAAGTCAAATCAATTAGTGAAGGCGTCGCTGGACTGTGTAGATTCCGATGATAACATCGTTACCACAGCGGCAAAAAAACGAGCATTGGCCGGCCacctgaagaaagaaaagaagatccGACGAAGAGCTAAGCTTTACAGCAAGAAGCTTAACGATCGAATGGTAAAGAGCCACAAGCGACGCCACAAACCGGAAACTTTTAAAGTAAAAGAGCACGTTCTGGTACGGTACAGACcgcaaaaagaagagaaaaacaaatccTGATACATATAAAGTCAGGTTTCGCCCTCCAAATTTTTCTAAACACATAGAAGAATGGTTTTCTGTAGAAGACATTGCGAGCATTAGAAAACGCCACCCAGAAAGCACAAACAAGGATcagcagaaaataaaacaaattcgaAAAAAACTGTACATACCGTTAACAGCCTGCGATCGTTTTCTGGATCGAGACTTTCCTGACATGGATTTTTCTCTCCTGTACAATCCACCAGGTGACGGAAACTGTCAGTTCAGTGCATTGTGCTTCTGGTTACACCGTCTCGGTATACACCGATCACCAGAAACTGTCCGGGAAGAAATTGTGAAGTACCTGACGAACAATCCAAACGACAGTGAAGGTATGCCTTTGGAGCTTTTTGCGGCCACGCCCTGGGCAGAATATTTACACTCAATGGCAAAGAATGGTACCTATGGCGACCAAATAACATTACAAGCGGGAGCAGATTTGTACAATATTGAAATTGCTGTAGTTTCTACTTTGGGACCTGACGCGACAGCGgtgatttctccatttcctAGCATACCCACTGCAAGGGTTCAGCTGGGGCATTATGCAGAGAACCACGGAGAACACTACATATGTGTAGAAGGCAGAGTGTTGCTGGAGGAGGAGGAGCAagagaaaaaagcagaaaaagagGTGGAACAGATGGAAGATGATGCGCAGGAGGAAAGGGCAGAAGAAGAGGTGAAAGAGATGGAAGACAATGGTGCGGATTTGTTATCTACTCAGGAGGATAACACAGCACACAGCCAGTACATACCAACGGAACGAGAGGTGCTTGAACAAATACCCATCCACTTTGTTGAAAACGAGACCGTTGAAATGGTATCCACGAACGACGGTATCTCCCCCATAGAAAGGCTTCCGAATGAAATTTTAGAGAAAATCCTTTCCGAGGTGTTATTATTTTCAGGGTTTTCGTGGCCTAACCATGTATGCCGGATGCATAATAATTTATGTAAAGTCAACGTTCGTTTTCGTGATATCGCCCGTAGGTTAGTCTCGATGCTGCCGATTATTTACATCTCTGATGGTGGTGAACTTGGCATCGTCAGCGTCAGAAGCCTAATTAAAAAGTTTGATCTTCGAGTGGCGTTGTGCTGTAAGTACGGCGAATAATTGCCAGCCCAAATTGGGCAAATGCTTGGCTGGATCTACGATTTCGTGGTTTGGGATGGTTTATCATCCTCAACGTATTCTGGCGAAAACATCAAAAGTAGCATTTTGTTAAAATCGGCTGGGTAATACCCATCTAGTCTtaaaataaagaccttttgCTTATGAGGAAAAACAGTCCcttgaactgaagagagagaaacacTCTGTTCGTGCAGTTGTTTTTTAAGTATTTCAAAACAAGTTATACTTCGTTGTTGTTTATTAAAGGTTGAAATATACTTTTATTTTCGAATATCACTCTGGTTCAATGCACTAGTACTAATATCGCATAAACTAGTTAtatatcgtatcgtatcgtaccATTTTGTACAGCTGTTTTCAGTACCAGCAAGATGTACCCTCTTCTCTTTTTCTGATACAGTATGTCCCAGCAAGTTGCTTTCCAGTTTCTTCCCCTCAAAAAACCCTacggagaaaaacccttttttttttcatccgcAGGAGATGCCGGTATATTTCAAATTCGAATCTTTGTTTAAGTTCTGAAGACCCCataataaagacctttttaaTGCCTGAATTAAGCtatcatttaaaaattaatcatgCAATAAGGTCATTGGCATGATAATTTGGACTCTGTCTGGTATCTAGCCATCTTCACaaaatgttattacaaagtgagaCAGCTTATTtcattacaaagtgcgacaacttgttattacaaagtgcgacagcttaatttattacaaagtgcgacaacttgttattacaaagtgcgacagctattttattacaaagtacgacaagtgttattacaaagtgcgacagttttattacaaagtgcgacaggtattacaaagtgcgatggttattacaaagtgcgacagaacACCTACTGATCTCTAGTGACTGAAACAGTGGACAGGGTTGAACGCGTGCGCTCCACAACTAGCCACCTAcgcttcggtgaatagttgctaaatatTCTTTTAGCATAAAAAGAAGCCTTCTTGAGTTagttgaaaaaaacaacaacaaatatttGTATGTATCCGTCTCGTAAACGATACACTGTCAGTGGTTTTTCTTACAAGTAGTCTCACATCGTTAAAGCTTTTCCCGTGGTATTTTATAAGTACGAAATTTCCatctttgtttatttgtttgtttatttatcctTATTCGACCTTTGAAAAGTCCAAGGGTCATACTTTCTTTACATCGCGCTTGATTCTATTGAGAGAACATTAGTCTGATAAAAACGTGGTGAATTCTTAATTTTTCAAATGCCCGTATAATTGTCCGAAAACGTACATTTTGGCTAAAATTCATATTGAGTGATTCAGTGTTATCGACTAGTTACCAAATtgttgcaaatggcctattaaagaCAGCGGTTTGAATTTTAACTCTTCGTCAAAGTACTTCTTTTCTCACAGAAAAATCGTTCAAGACATTTTAGTATTGAGCCGACTGAATTGTCTAGCCCTGAGTGTGTCAAAGATATATAATTATGCATTCTCGTATGACTGAGTTAGTTTTGTGTATATCCAGACAGTCAGTCAAAAGTAAATATTTCACATTAAGAGACATGGATGTTTTCTCATCTCTCTTCAGCTCCTTGCAACAAAATGTGCACTCCGTGGTTTCTTGGTTTGTTTGATCATAGTTAATATGATGGctatgaaactggacaagtttgaaattcttttgttttatgtttttgttttgttttgtttttgaaagcaCAAACTCTCTTTTCTAAAAGACGGCCATGATCTGGCATAAGTCTCGATTAATTTAGTCGGAAGTCAATAATTGTGAACCGAGGAAAAGATTGTCATGGTCGAGTTACTATGACATGGGGCGCGATgtcactgttctcgcttttgaagtttcAGTCAGGGGCAAACAACACCAACAACTACACAATCGAAATTAACGACAAACGTGTCTCCTGATGCAAGGATTTTCCAATATCACTTCGCAGAGGCCCTATACCCGCAGTGCACTGAACAGTCAaaccccaccctcccccccccccccgtcgcAATCGCAGTTTGTTCgatagacttgccacaagtcgaaaGTCTATTTGTCTATTTGAGTTCAGAAAgccaatacaccttattccaaaatggccgctattgGTCCCTTTTGGGTTAGAGATATTGTTTACAGAATGATGTCAACTGGACAATTAGACCTTTTCGACGTCTAAGGGTGCGTAACATCCCCTAAACATCCCCTccctcaaattttctttttaatttattaGCTTACTTTTGTATTTCAGGTATATTTGATTGATTTTGGCCTTTCAAAGAAATATCGGGACAAACGTGTCAGTCACATTCGATTTAGGCAAAAGGAAAAGCAAGAATTAACTGGAACGGCTCGTTACGCCAGTGTCAGTGCACATAAAGGGATGGAGCTGAGCCGGAGGGATGATTTGGAATCCGTGGGATATCTTCTGTTATACTTCCTGAAAGGTTCTCTCCCATGGCAAGGACTTCAAGCTCGAAATGATCAAGAGAGATACAAAATGATATCCGACAAGAAGCTGTCAGTCTCAGTAGAAAGGCTTTGCCAAGACTTACCCGATGCATTTAAAGTTTATCTTAATTATTGTAGAGCATTAGAATTCGAGGAGGAACCAGATTATGAATATTTAAAAGGGCTATTTACCCAGCTGGcattgaaattaaaaatagacTTGGATGGCGCTTTCGAATGGAAACAAACATCGACCTACAAGCCAAAAAATTCGAAACAAGAAGAATCACCATGATAATAAATCTTAAGAGCAATTTTATAACTTAAGATTGTaggatttgtttttaaattgttACTGACTTAATTTAGTAAGTTATAGTTGCCGATTAAAATCGCAATCCATGTAAGCGCTCAGTGACCGCTGAGTTTAAATTCAATTTTCACAACCATGCAGCCAATAAGAAAAATGGTTGATATGGTCTTAGCACATATTCCTCAAAATGTAATTAAAGTTTGCTGGACttcttcataatttttttgcgtgcatgattattatcatttttcGATAAGACTGTCTCGACATTTACAGACCCTTGCATCGTCAAAATAAAGAAGTCTTGTTTCACGATCATGTGACCTTTGTTAATCCGGAATGAAGCCGAATAGTTTAGACTCAAAGTTTCAAAATTTCATATTGAAATTGTCTTGCTGCTTCCGACCGGCAAATCTAAGAAAAATATTGCGATTTGCCGAGAAAGACAACTTCTTGTCGTTTGTCATATCTAATATCTCTTATGTCGTTCGACAAATTTCGTGCCCTAATTGAAACTATCGCCAGCGATTTGACACAAAGTTCTTGACATAAGAAAAGTGGCCAAGCAATTCTTTTAATAAAGGCAGAACCAGCtggttgaagtagatttgacgGCCGTTCCTCTTTGATGAGAGGATGCTAGATCTCTACAAGCAACTGGAATCAAATTACCCATTTTCTAAACGGTTACTTTTGTGTGCCTTGTTCCCGGCACGTCCCACCTTACTCGACACCAGATTCAGGTATTTTATAGACATTAGAATAAAGTTCTTTGGCAacgttttccaaaacaaaaatctTGTTATGCTTATGCACCTTGGAAAAAAAGTATGAAATAGTGATAACTGAGAGATAAAGAAATCACACGAACTGCCACGATCATGACTCAGTTTTTAATCTTAGCTATACTGTAGAAATTTCTGGTTCCGAGGCTATTAATCAGACAGTGCATGTTGCCTTATCTATACATTTTAATTCTAAGATAATAATTGATGTCCTTAGTATCGTGACTGTTTCAGCTTTGAACCACaacttgaaaacaagatggGACGTCCATGAAGGCAAGGGGGATTTGCAACAAAACATCGCACTTTCGGTAGTGTTTATTTTTTACATGTCAACGTGGGATGCTAATTGAATTGAACTTCATGAAGCAAATGCATTTATTAAAATATGTCGGTTGCACATACTTTTGGTCCAGCAGTTCAATTATCCAACCTTCAGtcatttcaaaagcaaaatttgtTGTAGGAATGATTTAAAACAGTGAAATCGTTCTAAAAAACCCAAATAATGTATTTTTCGTTCTTGAAAAACTACCGAAAGTGAAGAGATTTTTCACCTCGACAGTGAAAGCAAACGTGTTGATGGTGATTTACTCTCATTAAGATTCACAGGTGTAAGACGTTATAATTCCTCGCTTTTCGGCTTTAATGTCAGGATGAAAATGAATAAAAGACACCTTTAAAATGTTAAGACAACGCATGACTTCAAAGGCGCCTGATGATATGATTAAAGGGATGACGTCCTTATAGCGATGGGGGTAAAAAGAAA from Montipora capricornis isolate CH-2021 chromosome 2, ASM3666992v2, whole genome shotgun sequence includes the following:
- the LOC138020365 gene encoding casein kinase I-like, with the protein product MAGPSSSSLSGGSLVANKYRLLVQIGMGSFGIIWLGKDMESREQVAIKLESHFSHQHKTLLEEARLLMALHRACEGGIADGFPQVLWSGQELNNNVLVMELLGENLDHLLHRTGTGTFDLKTVLQLADQMIDRIKFVHENDYLHRDIKPENFLIGRRDKKNMVYLIDFGLSKKYRDKRVSHIRFRQKEKQELTGTARYASVSAHKGMELSRRDDLESVGYLLLYFLKGSLPWQGLQARNDQERYKMISDKKLSVSVERLCQDLPDAFKVYLNYCRALEFEEEPDYEYLKGLFTQLALKLKIDLDGAFEWKQTSTYKPKNSKQEESP